One Alkalicoccus halolimnae DNA segment encodes these proteins:
- a CDS encoding CoA-disulfide reductase yields the protein MKVIIVGGVAGGASAAARLRRISEETEIVVFEKGKYVSFANCGLPYYIGGAIEEREKLLVQTVEGMTRRFRLDVRNETEVMSVNRENKTVSVIHLPTGEEYTESYDKLLLSPGARPVIPPIPGLTEAENLFTLRDIPDTDRIKAWVDNHKPKQAVVIGGGFIGLEMAENLHARGLNVTIVEMADQVMAPLDKEMAAIVENRIRDYTDLHLNDGVKEFKQKGQKVVLSSGRELSSDITILSIGVTPENELAVKAGLPLGDRGGIAVNKYLQTEDPDIYAVGDAVETTDYILNTPVMVPLAWPANRQGRIAADTISGDPKAYSGTLGTAVAKVFDLTAASAGNNEKTLREAGIDFKAVHIHPLSHAGYYPGASPIAMKLIFSPGDGKIFGVQAVGKDGVDKRVDVIATAVKGGLTVYDLQELELSYAPPYSSAKDPVNMIGYAASHVADGEIDIIHAGEVRERMNAGEILVDVRTPGEFEKGTIPGAVNIELDNLRDRLQELPKDRIINITCQVGLRGYLAVRILKGNGYKARNLSGGYKTYSEMYRNAHVVKK from the coding sequence ATGAAAGTTATCATCGTAGGCGGAGTGGCGGGAGGAGCGAGTGCTGCAGCTCGTCTCAGGAGAATCAGCGAAGAAACCGAAATTGTCGTATTTGAAAAAGGAAAATACGTTTCGTTTGCAAACTGCGGGCTGCCTTACTACATAGGCGGGGCAATAGAAGAACGGGAGAAGCTTCTCGTCCAGACGGTGGAGGGAATGACCCGGAGATTCAGGCTGGATGTTCGAAATGAAACAGAAGTCATGTCTGTGAACCGGGAGAATAAAACGGTGTCAGTTATACATCTTCCTACAGGAGAAGAATATACGGAATCCTATGACAAACTTCTTCTCTCCCCTGGAGCACGGCCGGTTATCCCGCCAATCCCGGGTTTAACGGAAGCGGAAAATCTGTTTACGTTAAGAGATATTCCTGATACAGACCGCATAAAAGCATGGGTGGACAACCATAAACCGAAACAGGCAGTCGTCATTGGCGGAGGATTCATCGGTCTGGAAATGGCGGAAAATCTTCATGCCAGAGGTCTTAACGTAACAATCGTGGAGATGGCAGACCAGGTCATGGCACCACTGGATAAAGAAATGGCTGCCATTGTTGAAAACCGAATACGCGATTACACAGATCTGCATTTGAATGACGGGGTAAAGGAGTTCAAACAGAAAGGACAAAAAGTGGTTCTATCAAGCGGCAGAGAACTTTCAAGTGATATTACTATTTTATCTATCGGGGTAACGCCGGAGAATGAACTGGCAGTAAAAGCCGGATTACCCCTGGGGGATCGGGGCGGAATTGCTGTTAACAAATATCTTCAAACAGAAGATCCGGACATTTATGCTGTAGGTGATGCCGTGGAGACGACAGATTATATATTAAATACGCCTGTTATGGTGCCGCTTGCGTGGCCGGCAAACCGGCAGGGGAGGATTGCTGCGGATACGATCAGCGGTGACCCAAAAGCTTATTCAGGGACGCTCGGAACAGCTGTTGCCAAAGTTTTTGATTTGACCGCAGCTTCCGCTGGGAACAATGAAAAAACTCTTAGGGAAGCAGGCATAGATTTCAAAGCGGTGCATATCCATCCGCTCTCCCACGCAGGCTACTATCCGGGTGCTTCGCCTATCGCAATGAAACTTATATTCAGTCCCGGAGATGGAAAGATTTTCGGGGTGCAGGCTGTAGGAAAAGACGGCGTAGACAAGCGTGTGGATGTTATAGCGACTGCTGTAAAAGGCGGTCTTACAGTATACGATCTCCAGGAATTGGAGCTCTCCTACGCCCCTCCATATTCCTCTGCTAAAGACCCGGTAAACATGATCGGATATGCAGCGTCTCACGTCGCAGATGGAGAAATAGACATCATTCACGCCGGTGAGGTAAGAGAGCGAATGAATGCCGGAGAAATACTGGTGGACGTACGCACCCCCGGAGAATTTGAAAAAGGCACCATTCCGGGAGCAGTGAATATCGAGCTCGATAACCTGCGGGACCGTCTCCAGGAGCTGCCGAAAGACAGAATCATAAATATCACTTGTCAAGTAGGCCTGCGGGGATACCTTGCCGTACGAATTCTTAAAGGAAATGGCTATAAAGCCCGCAACTTAAGCGGGGGATATAAAACTTACAGCGAGATGTACAGGAATGCTCACGTAGTTAAGAAATAA
- the rpiB gene encoding ribose 5-phosphate isomerase B has protein sequence MKIVIGSDHAGYALKKEIEPVIKELGHEVIDVGNESADSVDYADYGIPAAEMVARGEADRGVIICGTGIGMSISANKVKGIRCALVHDLFTAKVTREHNDTNVLAMGERVVGPGVAQEIVKTWLSTDFEGGRHQRRVEKIISYENRS, from the coding sequence ATGAAAATAGTTATAGGTTCCGACCATGCCGGATATGCCCTGAAAAAAGAAATAGAGCCTGTTATTAAAGAGCTTGGCCATGAAGTGATTGATGTCGGCAATGAGTCTGCAGACTCTGTCGACTATGCAGACTACGGCATTCCTGCTGCGGAAATGGTAGCGCGCGGGGAAGCTGACCGCGGCGTTATTATCTGCGGCACGGGGATCGGTATGTCGATCTCCGCAAACAAAGTAAAAGGTATCCGCTGTGCTCTCGTGCATGATCTCTTTACAGCGAAAGTTACAAGAGAGCATAACGATACAAACGTCCTCGCCATGGGCGAACGCGTTGTTGGGCCGGGTGTGGCTCAGGAAATCGTGAAAACGTGGCTTTCCACTGATTTTGAAGGCGGCCGTCATCAGCGGCGCGTCGAAAAAATTATCAGCTACGAAAACCGCAGCTGA
- the prmC gene encoding peptide chain release factor N(5)-glutamine methyltransferase, whose protein sequence is MPTPYVHEALKWASSFLENAGREKEIGYILLSHHAGWSRAQLLAEMKSPLSDVTAALFKEDVMKAGTGIPVQHITGLETFYGRPFRVNPDVLIPRPETEELIEAVLARLPAAGPKVADIGTGSGIIAVTLALEVPEAEVTATDLSPEALDTARLNDYAHGTKLRFLQGDALMPFIDAGETFDVIVSNPPYIPEADRSGMNTNVKDHEPSTALFAGKDGLDVYRRIIHQLPHVLRSPGLFALEIGDGQGEIIQQLIKEVFPEAKTELLLDINGKERIVTAGV, encoded by the coding sequence ATGCCGACACCTTACGTACATGAAGCCCTCAAATGGGCTTCTTCTTTTTTGGAAAATGCAGGCCGTGAAAAAGAAATAGGTTATATTCTGCTGAGTCACCATGCAGGCTGGTCCCGGGCCCAGCTTCTCGCTGAAATGAAATCGCCGCTCTCTGACGTTACAGCTGCTTTATTTAAAGAAGACGTCATGAAAGCTGGGACCGGGATTCCGGTCCAGCATATTACCGGTCTGGAAACGTTTTACGGAAGACCTTTCCGTGTAAACCCGGATGTGCTTATCCCTCGTCCGGAAACAGAAGAGCTGATCGAAGCCGTGCTCGCCCGTCTTCCGGCTGCGGGTCCGAAAGTGGCTGATATCGGTACGGGCAGCGGTATCATCGCGGTCACTCTCGCCCTCGAAGTTCCGGAAGCGGAAGTAACAGCGACGGATTTATCTCCGGAAGCTTTGGATACCGCCCGGCTGAACGATTACGCGCACGGCACAAAGCTTCGTTTCCTGCAGGGAGATGCCTTGATGCCGTTTATTGATGCAGGAGAGACGTTCGATGTGATCGTCTCGAATCCTCCGTATATTCCGGAAGCAGACCGCAGCGGTATGAATACGAACGTGAAGGATCATGAGCCGTCTACAGCACTGTTTGCCGGGAAGGACGGACTGGACGTCTACCGGAGAATCATTCATCAGCTTCCGCACGTACTGCGCAGCCCGGGACTGTTCGCTCTGGAAATTGGCGACGGTCAGGGGGAAATAATTCAACAGTTAATAAAAGAAGTTTTCCCCGAAGCGAAAACGGAACTGCTGCTTGATATAAACGGAAAAGAACGCATAGTAACCGCTGGAGTCTGA
- a CDS encoding FAD-dependent oxidoreductase, translating into MKLVIIGGDAAGMSAAMQVVHKRKDAEITVLERGPIYSYAQCGLPYFIGGVVEDTESLIARPVSFFREKGIDARVHHEVTDVDADKQTVSGNVLDTGETFELEYDTLLVATGGSPNRLSVEGADLEGIHVLKTIPDAEKIAADFEGKQNITVIGAGYIGLEIAENFVEQGKNVRMINRTDKLGSNFDEPVSDMLRKEAERHGITLSLHEDVDSFTGDEEGRVKAVKTNKDTYETDGVITAIGITPNTSFLEGTGIYEHASGAILVDPYMRTNKANIYAAGDCATQYNRIKEQHDYVPLGTHANKQGRIAGANIAGDKKTFQGMLGTAILKFFDITAGRTGIDITEAKSLGFDFSVKSFEPLPYAGYYPGAEPITLQLIKDNKNERLLGVQAAGKDGVDKRIDVASVMLFNKMTVDEIQDLDISYAPPYNSTWDPIQRNVRRL; encoded by the coding sequence ATGAAATTAGTCATTATCGGTGGAGATGCTGCGGGAATGAGTGCAGCCATGCAGGTCGTACATAAACGAAAAGATGCGGAAATTACCGTTCTGGAAAGAGGTCCGATCTATTCGTACGCCCAGTGCGGACTGCCTTATTTTATTGGAGGAGTGGTGGAAGATACGGAGAGTCTGATCGCAAGGCCGGTATCTTTTTTCCGGGAAAAAGGGATTGATGCCCGCGTCCATCATGAAGTAACGGACGTGGATGCGGATAAACAGACCGTAAGCGGCAATGTTCTCGACACCGGGGAGACGTTTGAGCTGGAATATGATACGCTGCTAGTCGCCACCGGCGGCAGCCCGAACAGGCTATCGGTCGAAGGGGCGGATCTGGAAGGAATTCACGTTTTAAAAACGATTCCTGATGCCGAAAAAATTGCCGCAGACTTCGAAGGAAAGCAGAATATTACCGTAATCGGCGCCGGCTACATCGGGCTGGAGATTGCCGAAAACTTTGTGGAGCAGGGAAAAAACGTACGCATGATCAACCGGACAGACAAGCTCGGCAGTAACTTTGATGAACCTGTAAGTGATATGCTGCGTAAAGAAGCAGAACGCCACGGGATCACTCTTTCCCTGCACGAAGATGTCGACAGCTTTACCGGGGATGAAGAAGGCCGCGTCAAAGCGGTGAAAACGAACAAAGACACGTACGAAACGGACGGAGTCATTACCGCGATCGGCATAACGCCGAATACGAGTTTTCTGGAAGGAACAGGCATCTATGAGCATGCCTCCGGAGCCATACTGGTCGATCCTTATATGCGTACAAATAAAGCCAATATATACGCCGCAGGAGACTGTGCGACGCAGTACAACCGGATCAAGGAGCAGCACGATTATGTTCCGCTCGGGACGCACGCCAACAAGCAGGGACGTATTGCCGGAGCGAATATCGCGGGTGACAAAAAAACGTTTCAGGGAATGCTCGGGACTGCCATTTTGAAGTTTTTTGATATCACCGCCGGACGCACCGGCATCGACATAACCGAAGCAAAAAGCCTCGGCTTTGACTTCAGCGTGAAGAGCTTTGAACCGCTTCCCTACGCCGGGTACTATCCGGGAGCGGAGCCGATAACACTTCAGCTTATAAAAGATAATAAAAATGAACGGCTTCTCGGTGTCCAGGCAGCAGGTAAAGACGGCGTGGACAAGCGGATCGACGTGGCTTCGGTGATGCTTTTTAACAAAATGACGGTGGATGAGATTCAGGATCTCGATATCAGCTATGCCCCTCCCTATAATTCCACGTGGGATCCAATCCAGCGGAATGTGCGGCGTTTATAA
- a CDS encoding low molecular weight protein arginine phosphatase: protein MDKVLFICTGNTCRSPMAEAIFHEKRTSERLVAKSAGVQASPGMPMSEGARQAIARHGLMESHQSEPVTEDMLQWSDLILTMTEAHKQTVIEKFPDRAAQVHTLKEYVLDDETNLRKIEELKSHRAQMEIKKAKFIVEKQEQMEKAVELNREELEKELLGEIEPHQRAVERIEWDLPSMDIRDPFGGDESIYEATYQEMEEAIIRLIRKINPNPERHDA from the coding sequence ATGGATAAAGTGCTGTTTATCTGCACCGGCAATACGTGCCGCAGCCCAATGGCAGAAGCTATTTTTCATGAAAAACGCACGAGTGAAAGGCTGGTAGCCAAATCAGCAGGAGTACAAGCTTCCCCTGGGATGCCGATGTCCGAAGGGGCACGACAGGCAATTGCCAGACACGGACTTATGGAAAGCCACCAGTCTGAACCGGTGACAGAAGATATGCTGCAGTGGTCCGATCTTATTTTAACGATGACAGAAGCACATAAACAGACGGTCATTGAAAAGTTTCCGGACCGTGCTGCGCAAGTTCATACATTAAAAGAATATGTTCTCGACGATGAGACGAACCTGCGGAAAATCGAAGAATTGAAAAGCCACCGGGCCCAGATGGAAATTAAAAAAGCGAAATTTATTGTGGAAAAGCAGGAACAGATGGAAAAAGCCGTGGAACTGAACCGGGAAGAACTTGAGAAGGAACTGCTCGGAGAAATCGAACCGCACCAGCGGGCAGTCGAACGCATTGAGTGGGATCTTCCATCCATGGATATACGGGATCCGTTCGGCGGTGACGAATCCATTTACGAAGCTACCTATCAGGAAATGGAAGAGGCGATTATCCGCCTCATCCGCAAAATCAATCCGAATCCCGAGCGTCATGACGCTTAA
- a CDS encoding MurR/RpiR family transcriptional regulator: MSPTETGHCLHRIRASYHSFRTKEKKIADYILEHPEEIVHSTISQVAENLEVADATVFRFCKRIGFKGYQAMKIALASEIVTGMKDIHETILEGDSEKEVAEKVFKSNIRTLEDTLEVLDADAFQQAVQLLLSARRIEFYGNGGSGVIAMDAHHKFIRTGIPTIAYSDSHFQVMSASQLTSEDVVVLISHSGANRDILEAQEVAKAHGVNTIGITTLAKSPLSERVDVPLYTVSSETEYRSEALASRLAQLSIIDALYVNVSIGRKELMQHSLTEMRRAISQKRM, translated from the coding sequence ATGTCTCCAACAGAAACTGGACACTGTCTGCACCGGATCCGCGCATCTTACCACAGCTTTCGTACAAAAGAGAAAAAAATAGCTGATTATATACTGGAGCACCCCGAGGAAATCGTCCATTCCACCATCAGCCAGGTGGCCGAAAATCTGGAAGTAGCCGATGCCACCGTTTTCCGATTCTGTAAGCGGATCGGCTTTAAAGGATATCAGGCAATGAAAATTGCTCTTGCTTCTGAAATTGTGACCGGCATGAAAGATATCCACGAAACCATTCTCGAAGGGGACTCAGAAAAAGAAGTGGCAGAAAAAGTGTTTAAATCGAACATCCGCACACTGGAAGATACGCTCGAGGTGCTTGATGCGGATGCGTTTCAGCAGGCTGTCCAGCTGCTTTTATCTGCTAGAAGGATTGAATTCTACGGCAACGGAGGTTCCGGTGTCATTGCCATGGATGCCCATCATAAGTTTATCCGTACTGGGATTCCGACCATTGCCTACAGTGATTCGCACTTTCAGGTAATGTCTGCTTCTCAGCTGACCTCTGAAGATGTTGTTGTATTAATTTCACACTCGGGAGCCAACCGGGATATTCTCGAGGCTCAGGAAGTTGCAAAGGCGCACGGGGTGAATACGATTGGAATTACCACACTCGCCAAATCGCCGTTAAGTGAGCGGGTCGATGTGCCGTTGTATACGGTCTCCTCGGAAACGGAGTACCGTTCTGAAGCTCTGGCCTCCCGTCTTGCTCAGCTGAGTATTATTGATGCACTTTATGTAAACGTCAGTATTGGAAGAAAAGAATTAATGCAGCATTCGCTTACAGAGATGCGACGGGCGATTTCCCAAAAACGGATGTAG
- the prfA gene encoding peptide chain release factor 1: MFDRLQAVEDRYNQLTELLMDPDVINDNKKLREYSKEQSDIQDTVETYKKYKHVKEQHEEAKEMLQEKLDDDMREMIKMEMDELEDQIPELEEELRILLLPKDPNDDKNVIIEVRGAAGGDEAALFAGDLYRMYIRYAEKQNWKIEVIEAHETGLGGFKEVIFMINGKGAYSRMKYENGAHRVQRVPSTESGGRIHTSTATVAVLAEAEEVEVDIHDKDIRVDTFASSGPGGQSVNTTMSAVRLTHVPTGVVVSCQDEKSQIKNKEKAMKVLRARVYDKFQKEAQAEYDEHRKSAVGSGDRSERIRTYNFPQSRVTDHRIGLTLQKLDQILEGSLDEIIDPLIVEEQSRLMENAE, encoded by the coding sequence GTGTTTGATCGCCTGCAGGCAGTAGAGGATCGTTATAACCAGCTTACAGAGCTGCTTATGGATCCCGACGTAATTAACGACAACAAGAAGCTCCGCGAGTATTCGAAGGAGCAGTCCGATATTCAGGATACAGTGGAAACGTACAAAAAGTATAAACACGTGAAAGAACAGCACGAAGAAGCGAAGGAAATGCTTCAGGAAAAACTCGACGACGATATGCGTGAAATGATCAAAATGGAAATGGATGAGCTTGAGGATCAGATTCCTGAGCTGGAGGAAGAACTGCGCATCCTGCTTCTTCCAAAGGATCCGAATGACGACAAAAACGTGATTATCGAAGTCCGCGGAGCAGCGGGCGGCGATGAAGCGGCGCTTTTTGCGGGCGATCTTTACCGCATGTATATCCGTTACGCAGAAAAACAGAACTGGAAGATTGAAGTGATCGAAGCCCATGAGACGGGTCTCGGCGGTTTCAAAGAAGTCATCTTCATGATCAACGGAAAAGGTGCGTATTCACGCATGAAATATGAAAATGGGGCTCACCGCGTCCAGCGGGTGCCGTCTACAGAATCCGGCGGACGCATTCATACATCCACGGCAACCGTAGCGGTTCTTGCAGAAGCAGAGGAAGTGGAAGTGGATATCCACGATAAAGATATCCGAGTCGATACGTTCGCTTCGAGCGGACCGGGCGGCCAGAGCGTTAACACGACGATGTCCGCCGTACGTCTGACGCACGTGCCGACAGGTGTGGTCGTTTCCTGTCAGGACGAAAAATCGCAGATCAAAAACAAAGAAAAAGCGATGAAAGTTCTCCGTGCCCGTGTTTATGATAAGTTCCAAAAAGAAGCACAGGCAGAATATGATGAACACCGTAAATCAGCCGTCGGTTCCGGCGACCGTTCGGAGCGGATCCGTACGTATAATTTCCCGCAGAGCCGGGTGACAGATCACCGTATCGGTCTGACGCTTCAGAAGCTTGATCAGATTCTCGAAGGCAGCCTGGATGAAATTATTGATCCACTCATTGTAGAAGAACAATCCCGTTTGATGGAAAACGCGGAGTAG
- a CDS encoding type B 50S ribosomal protein L31 has protein sequence MKQGIHPEYRKVVFKDSSTGFMFLSGSTAHTDNTVEWEDGNTYPLYTVEVSSDSHPFYTGKQKFADAGGRVDKFRKKYGV, from the coding sequence ATGAAACAAGGAATTCACCCAGAATACCGTAAAGTCGTATTTAAGGATTCAAGTACTGGATTCATGTTCTTGAGCGGTTCTACAGCGCATACGGACAACACAGTGGAATGGGAAGACGGAAACACTTACCCGCTTTATACAGTGGAAGTTTCTTCTGATTCTCACCCTTTCTATACTGGTAAGCAGAAGTTCGCAGACGCTGGTGGACGTGTAGACAAGTTCAGAAAAAAATACGGAGTATAA
- a CDS encoding thymidine kinase: MHLTRKEGWIEVVCGSMFSGKSEELIRRVRRASFGRQKIQVFKPQLDNRYSEKEVVSHNGTTVFAYPATDAEDIYTLLEKDTQVVAIDEVQFFDPAIVDVVQTLADDNIRVICAGLDQDFRGEPFACVPAIMSLAETVTKLQAICLSCGSPASRTQRLIDGKPASYDDPIILVGASESYEPRCRHCHEVPHKPTTTHVPAVNLARHNR; the protein is encoded by the coding sequence ATGCACCTAACACGAAAAGAAGGATGGATCGAAGTCGTCTGCGGGAGCATGTTCTCCGGGAAATCGGAAGAGCTGATCCGCCGCGTCCGCAGGGCAAGCTTCGGCCGTCAGAAAATCCAGGTATTCAAACCACAGCTTGATAACCGCTACAGCGAAAAAGAAGTCGTTTCCCATAACGGTACGACCGTCTTTGCTTATCCCGCGACCGATGCAGAAGATATTTATACGCTGCTTGAAAAAGACACCCAGGTCGTAGCCATCGACGAAGTTCAATTTTTTGACCCGGCCATTGTCGATGTCGTCCAGACCCTTGCAGATGATAACATCCGCGTCATCTGTGCCGGTCTCGATCAGGACTTCCGCGGCGAACCGTTCGCCTGCGTTCCCGCGATTATGTCCCTTGCCGAAACGGTTACCAAACTGCAGGCTATCTGCCTTTCCTGCGGGTCGCCGGCGAGCCGGACGCAGCGGCTGATCGACGGGAAGCCGGCTTCCTACGATGATCCGATTATTCTCGTCGGTGCTTCGGAGTCCTATGAACCGCGCTGCCGTCACTGCCACGAAGTCCCGCACAAACCGACAACGACCCACGTGCCCGCCGTCAACCTGGCACGTCATAACCGATAG
- the rho gene encoding transcription termination factor Rho, with product MGVTLKEMEHLKLKELYELAKEHKVSYYSQLSKKELIFAIFKKQAENEDLMFMEGVLEVIQSEGFGFLRSNTYKPSPQDIYISASQIRRFKLRNGDRVSGKVRKPKENERYYGLLQVAAVNGDDPEKASERPHFPQLTPLYPEKKMTLEHQPNLVASRVLDMIAPVGYGQRGLIVAPPKAGKTLLLKEVANSIAENHPEMEIIVLLIDERPEEVTDMERSIKGEVVSSTFDEVPENHIKVAELVLDRAMRLVESKKDVVILMDSITRLARAYNLVVPPSGRTLSGGIDPASFHRPKRFFGAARNIEEGGSLTILATALVETGSRMDDVIYEEFKGTGNMELHLDRKLAEKRIYPAIDIRRSSTRREELLLPEQQIEDLWAIRRTLNDQPDYMERFLKKVKETKTNEEFFASFERGKQSRSVKS from the coding sequence ATGGGTGTAACATTAAAAGAAATGGAACATTTGAAACTGAAAGAACTCTATGAGCTCGCAAAGGAACATAAAGTCTCCTACTACAGCCAGCTCTCAAAGAAAGAACTGATTTTTGCCATTTTCAAAAAACAGGCAGAAAACGAAGATCTTATGTTCATGGAAGGAGTGCTGGAAGTTATCCAGTCGGAAGGCTTCGGTTTTCTCCGTTCCAATACGTATAAGCCGAGCCCGCAGGATATCTACATCTCTGCTTCCCAGATCCGCCGCTTCAAACTCCGCAACGGAGACCGCGTATCCGGTAAAGTACGCAAGCCGAAGGAAAACGAGCGCTACTACGGTCTTCTCCAGGTAGCAGCCGTCAATGGCGATGACCCGGAAAAAGCAAGTGAGCGCCCGCACTTTCCACAGCTGACGCCGCTGTACCCGGAAAAGAAAATGACGCTGGAACATCAGCCGAACCTCGTGGCCTCCCGTGTTCTCGACATGATTGCTCCGGTAGGCTACGGACAGCGCGGCCTTATCGTAGCACCTCCTAAAGCCGGTAAAACGCTGCTGTTGAAGGAAGTAGCGAACAGCATCGCAGAAAATCATCCTGAAATGGAAATCATCGTTCTCCTGATTGATGAACGCCCGGAAGAAGTAACGGATATGGAACGATCGATTAAAGGGGAAGTCGTCAGCTCCACCTTTGACGAAGTGCCGGAAAATCATATCAAGGTGGCAGAACTCGTTTTAGACCGCGCGATGCGTCTCGTAGAATCGAAAAAGGATGTTGTCATTCTGATGGACAGCATTACACGCCTGGCGCGTGCCTACAACCTCGTCGTGCCACCGAGCGGGCGTACCCTTTCCGGTGGTATTGATCCGGCAAGCTTCCACCGTCCGAAGCGTTTCTTTGGAGCGGCACGGAATATTGAAGAAGGTGGAAGCCTGACCATCCTCGCCACCGCGCTTGTCGAAACCGGCTCGCGCATGGATGATGTAATATATGAAGAATTTAAAGGAACAGGCAACATGGAGCTTCATCTGGACCGCAAGCTCGCCGAAAAGCGTATCTACCCGGCAATCGACATACGCCGCTCCAGCACGCGGCGCGAAGAGCTGCTGCTTCCGGAACAGCAGATTGAAGATCTGTGGGCGATCCGCCGCACGCTCAACGACCAGCCGGACTACATGGAACGCTTCTTGAAAAAAGTAAAAGAAACGAAAACGAACGAAGAGTTCTTTGCTTCCTTTGAACGCGGCAAACAAAGCCGCTCCGTCAAAAGTTAA
- a CDS encoding TIGR01440 family protein has protein sequence MVKQLTQDLNRALKELQEKADLQPGDLFIIGTSTSEVVGRHIGKAGTTEVAEVLWKSFEDFRSETGVHLAFQCCEHLNRSVLVEKETAQAYGLEEVKAVPVPEAGGSMASYAYSKMKRPFLTEEVQAHAGIDIGDTFIGMHLRKVAVPVRTSIKQIGDAHTTFARTRPKLIGGPRAKYSS, from the coding sequence ATGGTAAAGCAGCTCACACAGGACTTGAACCGCGCACTGAAAGAACTGCAGGAAAAGGCCGATTTGCAGCCGGGAGATCTATTTATTATCGGTACGAGCACGAGCGAAGTCGTCGGCCGTCATATCGGTAAAGCCGGCACGACGGAAGTAGCGGAAGTGCTCTGGAAATCGTTTGAAGACTTTCGCAGCGAGACAGGCGTCCACCTTGCCTTTCAGTGCTGTGAACACCTGAACCGCTCCGTGCTCGTGGAAAAGGAAACCGCACAAGCTTACGGACTGGAAGAAGTTAAAGCTGTTCCCGTTCCGGAAGCGGGAGGATCGATGGCATCTTATGCCTATTCAAAAATGAAGCGTCCTTTTTTAACCGAAGAAGTTCAGGCTCACGCCGGAATTGATATTGGGGACACGTTCATCGGCATGCACCTTCGGAAAGTAGCCGTTCCGGTGCGTACCTCGATCAAGCAGATCGGCGACGCTCATACAACTTTTGCACGCACCCGTCCGAAACTGATCGGCGGCCCGCGGGCTAAATATTCATCATAA
- a CDS encoding L-threonylcarbamoyladenylate synthase — translation MAYQHTVHWVVDKHVDNLWKSPEIKEAAAKIAAGELVAFPTETVYGLGASARFDEAVKAIFQAKGRPADNPLIVHIAKTEDVNNYTNFVPDKAWKLIHSFWPGPLTIILRHNSTLSTSVTAGLDTVALRMPDHPVALALIAASGEPLAAPSANRSGRPSPTTAAHVAEDLDGRIAGILNGGATGVGLESTVIDCSAEEPVILRPGGVTRRQIEEIIGPVALDEALTEETTAPRSPGMKYQHYAPEAPLTLVDGDDSFFHMCITEHRKAGERVGVIIQAADVGLTKADVEYVLPGKTEEEIARELYGALRTFKKTEVDHIFMRVLPAENIGFAIMNRLVKAAGGRIRSQHS, via the coding sequence ATGGCTTATCAACATACAGTCCACTGGGTTGTGGATAAACATGTAGATAACTTGTGGAAGAGCCCGGAAATTAAAGAAGCAGCCGCAAAAATCGCAGCCGGAGAGCTCGTAGCCTTTCCAACCGAAACTGTCTACGGACTGGGCGCCAGCGCGCGTTTTGACGAAGCGGTCAAAGCTATTTTTCAAGCGAAAGGCAGACCTGCCGACAATCCGCTGATTGTCCACATAGCAAAGACAGAAGATGTGAATAACTATACAAACTTTGTTCCGGATAAGGCATGGAAACTGATTCATTCGTTCTGGCCGGGTCCGCTGACCATCATTCTGCGTCATAACAGCACGTTATCCACAAGTGTGACTGCGGGGCTGGATACGGTAGCGCTGCGCATGCCTGATCATCCGGTAGCGCTCGCCCTGATTGCTGCGAGCGGAGAACCACTCGCAGCCCCGAGTGCCAACCGGTCGGGACGCCCCAGCCCAACCACCGCAGCGCACGTAGCAGAAGACCTCGACGGCAGAATCGCAGGCATTCTGAACGGCGGTGCCACCGGTGTCGGTCTCGAATCGACCGTGATTGACTGTTCTGCGGAAGAACCGGTCATCCTCCGTCCCGGCGGCGTGACGAGGCGGCAGATTGAAGAAATCATCGGTCCCGTCGCATTGGACGAAGCACTTACGGAAGAAACGACAGCCCCCCGTTCACCAGGAATGAAATATCAGCACTACGCTCCGGAAGCTCCGCTGACCCTTGTCGACGGAGACGATTCGTTTTTCCACATGTGTATAACTGAACACCGGAAGGCAGGGGAACGAGTTGGTGTGATTATTCAGGCAGCAGACGTCGGGCTTACGAAAGCAGATGTCGAATATGTGCTTCCAGGAAAGACGGAGGAAGAGATTGCCCGGGAGCTCTACGGGGCGCTGCGGACATTCAAAAAAACCGAAGTCGATCATATTTTCATGCGGGTGCTTCCAGCGGAAAATATCGGCTTTGCCATCATGAACCGGCTCGTAAAAGCCGCCGGAGGACGCATCCGCTCACAGCATTCGTGA